The region AAGTCGAGTCATGCAGTCTCTGCGCCCGGAGGAAAGAGCCAGCGCTATAAATACTCTGGCAAATCTGCTCGAGTCAAGGCAAGGTGACATATTGGATGCGAATAACAAAGACTTGGAAGAGGCGCAAAAGTCCGGGGTGGCGAAACCGCTGCTCTCGCGACTGTCCCTGACACCATCAAAGTTGAAATCGTTGAGCGCCGGTCTGCGTCAGATAGCCGACAGCTCCCATCAGAACGTTGGTAGGGTTTTGCGGAGAACCAAGCTTGCCGAAGGATTGGAATTGAAACAGATCACTGTCCCTATTGGTGTTCTCCTTGTCATATTCGAATCACGACCTGACAGTTTACCGCAAGTCGCAGCTCTAGCGATGTCTAGTGCGAACGGGCTGCTACTCAAAGGTGGGAAAGAGGCGGCTCACAGCAACAAGTACCTCATAGAGCTCGTCAAGGAGGCCTTAAACACTGTCGGGGCGTCGAACGCGATTTCTCTGGTTTCAACCCGTGAGGAAATAGGCGACCTTCTCTCCATGGAAAAGCATATTGATCTCATTATTCCCAGGGGGAGTTCCGAGCTTGTCAGAAGCATCCAGGAACAGTCTAAGCACATTCCAGTTCTGGGACACGCTGAAGGGATATGCCACGTGTACGTTGACAAGGATGCCGACATTGAAAAAGCGTTGAAGATAGTTCGTGACTCCAAGTGCGACTATCCGGCGGCCTGCAATGCTATGGAAACGCTCCTGATACACGAGGAGCACTTAAATGGCACATTCTTCGCTGATGTTTGCAACATGCTCCAAAAGGAAGGAGTGAGTAAACGAGTTTGCTTCCCCTGAAGTTCATCTAAAATCCTCCATGATTTTGTTGGATTTTTCTAAACTCAACGATGTACCTATAGGTCAAGATCAACTCGGGGCCGAGGCTTCGACAGCAGCTGACGTTTGGTCCACCGGCTGCAAAGAGCATGAAGACGGAATACGGTGCCCTCGAGTGCACCATCGAGGTTGTTTCGGACTTGGAAGAAGCTATAAACCACATTCACCGATACGGCAGTAGTCACACCGAAGTTATCGTCACGGAGGACAGTCGGAGTGCGGCGCACTTCCAGCGTCAGGTTGATAGCGCTTGCGTCTTCCACAATGCCAGCAGCAGATTCGCGGATGGCTTCAGATTCGGCTTAGGCGCAGAGGTTCGTACAGAAATATATCCGCCTACGTAATTATATGCTCGTGAAAAAACGTGCACATTTATAATATTGCCTTGATCTTTATCACGGTAGTATTTAATTACCATGCCCATTTTCAATACTGCAGGTCGGCATTTCCACGGCACGCATTCACGCTCGAGGCCCTGTCGGTGTTGACGGTCTTCTGACGACAAAGTGGATCCTGCATGGTGACGGTCACGCGGCCTCCGATTTTGCTGAAAATGGGACACGAACATTCGTGCACGAGTCACTTCCTCTCCAGGACGCATGAATAATTTTGGGCCCTGATGAACCTCATTACATTGTGACTGCTGACCGTTGGCGATATCGGCACGGCAACGCTTGGAATCTTAGGGTCTACATACGACGATTCGTTGAATTCATTCAAAGTtatctttttaaaaaaaagcgaTCGGTCAGTACTTGATTGCAAATTGTGTTCTTACAACTTTaataaaatcacgaaaataaGATTTGAGGACTGAAGTTTgacaaattcgaaaacaaaaagGCGATTATGATTAGAATGACATGAACGTGGAAGAATTTCGTTTCAAAGCGAGATATTTTTCGTTGTTTGATTTATATCTAGCAGTTGAAGGGTTGTAGATTACATACTACTACCAGAAAAGCTAAGACAAGTTACAAACTAGATGTCAGATTTTATTGTATAAAGTAGAGAGTCTACGTATATTTTGTATGAtagaatattgtaaaatagCGTATCACATAAGTGTGTACAGTCTAGCAGCTAATGAAAATTGCAGCGTAGGTATTATAAGTAGggaaattgttatatttttataagtatatttaCAACGGATGAGGCGTATGCGCAACAATGGTACCAAAGATTTGCAACGAAGCGTACACAAGATCAATCAATCATCTTATCAATTTGGAATACATTTATTGACATTGTTCTGGTCATAATGAAATAAACATGCGCTTATTACATGCCTATACTACGTACTCTATAATTTAGCGACAATTATAGCTAATTCGTTGATCATTAGGCTGGATTTTCACGGGTTCCAGATTGACGCAACGGCAAAATGCCGCGAGACTAAACTACGTGGTTGAGTCAGTGGTTCTCGATTTcgtttattattgtaaaaattgaaacatctAGGATTGTTGATTGGAAGTGTGAACGAACGGAGAAATTGAATCAGGGAGAAGGGAATCGAATAAAACGGTAGCAGTTTTGCGAGGCATAAAAATAACGTCCaaaattcattctcattatTCCAGAATCGTGAACTCGTGGATAATTAATACATCTTTGCCTACGTTTATTACCGCATAGTCCGTACTGAAAATATTACCGTGCGTCCAGGGCCTTACTTCTGAACAATAAACAACGATAAAACAGATATCACCATatgattcatttcaatgaattaCATGTATTACGATTCTAATATGATGAGAATGAATTAGATTATTGTCATATATCTCGAACAGCTATTCATGGAGCGTATAGACAAGCTCTATGGAATACGCTGCGCGCAGCGGAGAAAGTGGTACAGCCGACAAACGTGGAAATTTCTTAACATTTCTTGAGCTGTTGATCCTTTGCtgttttacatatttattttgcgTTTCCCAGGGTCCGATTTGTCCtcagaaattggaaaaaagcCCGATTTATCCTATGAACAACGGATTAGAAGTTAAGGCCGCTATACATGGAATTTGGAGAGGGATTTCGAAAAGGTGGAGtagaaaaatcacaaattcacagctaaaaatttttatttattcaacataccttattaaaatacaaatgtTTGTGTGTCACTATGTAGTAATTTCACAAATTAACAATCAGAATAAAAGTGAAAGATAAAGAGGActgcaaaaatttgattgagCATTACGTACGAAATCTGAATCTTACGGGTGTACCTATATGAGTATGCAATATACGTTGTCATTAGGTGAATATGAAAGAAACTGTAACAGAAAACTGTAACTGAGATAAATATTATCTCAGTTTTGAAATGCAGCTAAGGTTTCGGCCTGCGAATGAGTGCAACACGCCTCTGCAATATACAATATAAGCTGGATGATATTGGATTATCTCTATTTTACGTAACCTGTAACAGAATAAACGAACAATCAGTAttcttttgtcttttttttaatctttaatGTCCATGACGGTATTGGACAATCCGGATATATCAGTCTAACACAAGTTTaacaaatgagaaaaaaagaccGTATCGACTATATTTCTGTTGTATTTTCTAACCTGGTGGTGGCCTGCTGTTCTATATCTCTGTTTCGTACTCCGCAGGGTCCAATAGGTCTAGAAAGGTAAATATaagaatcaattctgagacaaaatgTTTTTTGGTGAAACCAGTAAGAGTCGGATTTTTAGTAAGAATAATagagatatttgaaaattgctgGAATAGATTTATTGTGGCACtgatccgacgtaattttgcaagagaaatcgattgggcgcagtcccaagacgctgcgatcaacgcatcgaaagttacagccaaaaaacgaaaacctgaattttcgacatttttcagcaggtgcttttttcctcgtcatTTCTCTTCCGTTGCtcccacgctattttcgctgcgtttttcCAGTTCcagggggtccaattagtcgggaaagggtcatacaaatcgaatctgggaccaaaaattttttggtcgaaaagtgaaaaaaagtaaggtgacccctttgcatttttggcgaaaattttcgcgattttcaaaagtgctgaaatcaattctttcaggcactaatccgacgtgattctgcgagagaaatcgattgggcgcagtccgaatacgctgcgatcaacgcatcgaaagttacagccaaaaatcgaaaacccgaattttcgacatttttcagcaggtgcttttttcctcgtatcttctctcccgttgatcctacgctccttttgctgcgttttctgagttccttgtggtccaattggtcggaaaagagtcatacgaatcaattctgagacgaaaaattttttggtgaataaaaaaggaaggttaacccctttgtatttttggcaaaaattttcgcgattttcaaaagtgctgaaatcaattctttcaggcactaatccgacgtgattctgcgagagaaatcgattgggcgcagtccgaatacgctgcgatcaacgcatcgaaagttacagccaaaaatcgaaaacccgaattttcgacatttttcagcaggtgcttttttcctcgtatcctctctcccgttgatcctacgctccttttgctgcgttttctgagttccttggggtccaattggtcggaaaagagtcatacgaatcaattctgagacgaaaaattttttggtgaataaaaaaggaaggttaacccctttgtatttttggcgaaaattttcgcgattttcaaaagtgctgaaatcaattctttcaggcactaatccgacgtgattctgcgagagaaatcgattgggcgcagtccgaatacgctgcgatcaacgcatcgaaagttacagccaaaaatcgaaaacccgaattttcgacatttttcagcaggtgcttttttcctcgtatcctctctcccgttgatcctacgctccttttgctgcgttttctgagttccttggggtccaattggtcggaaaagagtcatacgaatcaattctgagacgaaaaattttttggtgaataaaaaaggaaggttaacccctttgtatttttggcgaaaattttcgcgattttcaaaagtgctgaaatcaattctttcaggcactaatccgacgtgattctgcgagagaaatcgattgggcgcagtccgaatacgctgcgatcaacgcatcgaaagttacagccaaaaaaccaaaacctgtgttttcgacatttttcagcagctgctttttccttcgtaatttctctcctgttgctcccacgctcttttcgctgagatttctgagttccctggggtccaattggtcgggcaagagtcatacgaatcaattctgagacgaaaaattttttggtcaaaaaaaaaggaaggttaacccctttgtatttttggcgaaaattttcgcgattttcaaaagtgctgaaatcaattctttcaggcactaatccgacgtgattctgcgagagaaatcgattgggcgcagtccgaatacgctgcgatcaacgcatcgaaagttacagccaaaaatcgaaaacctgaattttcgacatttttcagcaggtgcttttttcctcgtatcttctctcccgttgatcctacgctccttttgctgcgttttctgagttccttggggtccaattggtcggaaaagagtcatacgaatcaattctgagacgaaaaattttttggtcaaaaaaaaaggaaggttaacccctttgtatttttggcgaaaattttcgcgattttcaaaagtgctgaaatcaattctttcaggcactaatccgacgtgattctgcgagagaattcgattgggcgcagtccgaatacgctgcgatcaacgcatcaaaagttacagccaaaaaacgagaacctgtgttttcgacatttttcagcaggtgctttttccttcgtaacttctctcctgttgatcccacgctctttttgctgtgttttctgagttcctggtggtccaattgatcgggaaagagtcatacgaatcaattctgagacgaaaaattttttggtgaaaaaaaaaggaaggttaacccctttgtatttttggcgaaaattttcgcgattttgaaaagtgctggaatcaagtcttcctggcactattccgacgtaattttgcgagagaaatcgattgagcgcagttccaatacgctgcgatcaacgcatcgaaagttacagccaaaaaacgaaaacctgaattttcgacatttttcagcagctgctcttttcctcgtatcttctctcccgttgatcccacgctccttttgctgcgttttctgagtttcttggggtccaattggtcggagaagagtcatacgaatcaattctaagacgaaaaattttttggtcaaaaaaaaaggaaggttaacccctttgtatttttggcgaaaattttcgcgattttcaaaagtgctgaaatcaattctttctggcactattccgacgtaattttgccagagaaaacgattaagcgcagtcccaatacgctgcgagcaacgaatgaaaagtcacagccaaaaaacgagaacctgtgttttcgacatttttcagcaggtgctttttcctcgtatcctctctcccgttgatcctacgctccttttgctgcgttttctgagttccttggggtccaattggtcggaaaagagtcatacgaatcaattctgagacgaaaaattttttggtgaataaaaaaggaaggttaacccctttgtatttttggcgaaaattttcgcgattttcaaaagtgctgaaatcaattctttcaggcactaatccgacgtgattctgcgagagaaatcgattgggcgcagtccgaatacgctgcgatcaacgcatcgaaagttacagccaaaaat is a window of Neodiprion fabricii isolate iyNeoFabr1 chromosome 6, iyNeoFabr1.1, whole genome shotgun sequence DNA encoding:
- the LOC124184503 gene encoding delta-1-pyrroline-5-carboxylate synthase; amino-acid sequence: MYTGRLTRIARAALSPMKYRYTRLASSSTGLWLSHAQPGSQIAGMRRALQTSDRPRRATFTDRSQLKYARRLVVKLGSAVITREDEHGLALGRLASIVEQVAECQNEGRECIMVTSGAVAFGKQKLTQELLMSLSMRETLSPADHTREHAGTLLEPRAAAAVGQSGLMSLYDAMFAQYGVKLAQVLVTKPDFYNEETRKNLFSTLSELISLNIVPIINTNDAVSPPPQADEEVAGSGGRRGISIKDNDSLAAMLAAEVQADLLILMSDVDGIYNLPPWQDGAKLLRTFSSDQRGNIKFGQKSKVGTGGMDSKVNAATWALDRGVSVVICNGTQEKAIKSIMAGRKIGTFFTDTSGPSAPVEVVAENARTGSRVMQSLRPEERASAINTLANLLESRQGDILDANNKDLEEAQKSGVAKPLLSRLSLTPSKLKSLSAGLRQIADSSHQNVGRVLRRTKLAEGLELKQITVPIGVLLVIFESRPDSLPQVAALAMSSANGLLLKGGKEAAHSNKYLIELVKEALNTVGASNAISLVSTREEIGDLLSMEKHIDLIIPRGSSELVRSIQEQSKHIPVLGHAEGICHVYVDKDADIEKALKIVRDSKCDYPAACNAMETLLIHEEHLNGTFFADVCNMLQKEGVKINSGPRLRQQLTFGPPAAKSMKTEYGALECTIEVVSDLEEAINHIHRYGSSHTEVIVTEDSRSAAHFQRQVDSACVFHNASSRFADGFRFGLGAEVGISTARIHARGPVGVDGLLTTKWILHGDGHAASDFAENGTRTFVHESLPLQDA